One Polaribacter sp. KT25b DNA segment encodes these proteins:
- a CDS encoding FHA domain-containing protein, which translates to MAGYKCKKCNTNNTVLQEWIELGISRVVTCKFCGHKMNLNLKPRSVQNNPGTQVSENGQGFNHFMENEPGTNVVGINKKSKSKFKLQILKSNGSASNLAVKNPKENYTIFIGRNPEGASGNFNAEKDVSWILDDDYLSRAHCSIKVQKQQNKVQFIIEDLKSTNGTLVNKTKLENEDQILLHLGDEVEVGDTVFTLTQA; encoded by the coding sequence ATGGCAGGATATAAATGTAAAAAATGCAATACCAATAACACTGTTTTACAAGAATGGATAGAACTTGGCATTAGCAGAGTAGTAACTTGTAAATTTTGTGGGCATAAGATGAATTTAAACTTAAAGCCTAGATCAGTACAAAATAATCCTGGTACACAAGTATCAGAAAACGGACAAGGTTTTAATCATTTTATGGAAAATGAACCAGGTACAAATGTTGTAGGAATCAATAAAAAATCGAAAAGTAAGTTCAAATTACAGATTTTAAAAAGTAATGGTTCTGCAAGTAATTTAGCTGTTAAAAATCCGAAAGAAAATTATACCATATTTATTGGTAGAAATCCGGAAGGAGCAAGTGGTAATTTTAATGCAGAAAAAGATGTCTCTTGGATTTTGGATGACGATTATCTTTCTAGAGCGCATTGTAGTATAAAAGTTCAGAAACAACAGAACAAAGTACAATTTATCATAGAAGATTTAAAAAGTACAAACGGCACACTCGTTAATAAAACAAAACTAGAAAACGAAGATCAAATTTTACTGCATCTTGGTGATGAAGTAGAAGTAGGAGATACTGTTTTTACCTTAACACAAGCTTAA
- a CDS encoding FHA domain-containing protein, whose protein sequence is MKAFTIGRNENNDYKIDNNTVSGNHAELQIANDFKTFTLKDLNSTNGTSVNGQNIISKRIDEKQRIQLGTFSLDVEDFFKKVQAYILKNRTEFSTEFHQLKEIELKYKNEKQNVNKYFKLKSALLKGSITIGLMVLVYNNAYVKSIEGIRIYLMLGIGTIGGLISTASISDKKVKEKLEDLYIDFSEKFHCPKCKFDMTSKSWRFWKSKKKCPKCKCNWVK, encoded by the coding sequence ATGAAAGCATTTACAATAGGAAGAAACGAAAATAACGATTACAAAATAGATAACAATACCGTTAGTGGTAATCATGCAGAATTGCAAATTGCCAATGATTTTAAAACTTTTACGCTAAAAGATTTAAACTCTACAAATGGCACATCTGTTAACGGTCAAAATATTATATCGAAAAGAATTGATGAAAAGCAACGCATTCAATTAGGTACATTTTCTTTAGATGTAGAGGATTTTTTTAAAAAAGTGCAGGCTTATATTTTAAAAAATAGAACTGAGTTTTCTACAGAGTTTCATCAACTAAAAGAAATTGAACTAAAATATAAAAATGAAAAACAGAATGTAAATAAATATTTTAAGTTAAAATCTGCACTTTTAAAAGGTAGTATTACTATTGGTTTAATGGTGTTGGTTTATAACAATGCCTATGTAAAATCTATCGAAGGAATAAGAATATATTTAATGTTAGGTATTGGTACTATTGGTGGTTTAATTTCTACAGCATCAATTTCTGATAAAAAAGTAAAAGAAAAACTAGAGGATTTGTATATCGATTTTTCAGAAAAATTTCATTGCCCAAAATGTAAGTTTGATATGACTTCTAAAAGTTGGCGATTTTGGAAATCTAAAAAGAAATGTCCGAAATGCAAATGTAATTGGGTTAAATAA
- a CDS encoding LytTR family DNA-binding domain-containing protein: MKQINTIQCLNFSNIEDASFLEENASLLSVSSKLSFFYLKEDSLDNRILLRKLINTNENEHFVVVSTNKEVAFLAWKANVLAFMHYQKELSVGFHEFRNRFKKYPPIKEEIKEKLKINFKGGFELVDITSICFCVGSGNYTYIYLENGTRKCISYPLNVLENRIKEVSFLNRIGKSFIVNINRIKKVQSQHIVFKGATEIELKLGEIYIKRVKQNLLWY; this comes from the coding sequence ATGAAACAAATAAATACCATACAATGTTTAAATTTTTCTAATATTGAAGATGCTTCATTTTTAGAAGAAAATGCTAGTTTACTTTCAGTTTCTAGTAAATTATCTTTTTTTTACTTAAAAGAAGATTCTTTAGATAACAGAATATTGTTACGTAAATTAATAAACACCAATGAAAATGAACATTTTGTGGTGGTTTCTACAAATAAAGAAGTAGCATTTTTAGCATGGAAAGCAAATGTGTTGGCTTTTATGCATTATCAGAAAGAGTTATCTGTGGGGTTTCATGAATTTAGAAATCGATTTAAAAAATATCCACCGATAAAAGAAGAAATCAAAGAAAAATTAAAAATTAATTTTAAAGGTGGTTTTGAATTGGTAGACATTACAAGTATTTGTTTTTGTGTAGGGAGTGGTAATTACACCTATATTTATTTAGAAAATGGAACTAGAAAATGTATATCATATCCTTTAAATGTATTAGAAAATAGAATAAAAGAAGTCTCTTTTTTAAATAGAATAGGTAAATCTTTTATAGTAAACATCAACAGAATTAAAAAAGTACAAAGTCAGCATATAGTTTTTAAAGGAGCTACAGAAATAGAATTAAAATTAGGAGAAATTTATATAAAAAGAGTGAAACAAAATTTACTTTGGTATTAG
- a CDS encoding serine/threonine-protein kinase, whose amino-acid sequence MTQQEFRKRYEFDLKTDTIGGGSFGTVYKAYDTVLDIEVAIKVSEVKIVGDKEFSLLEEFKAIENLKKHKNIANYEEVYRFESFPAIYDYGIMQYYALGNLSHYLKNNEVSLEKRDSITKDILEGIAFLHQHKVVHRDLKPSNILVVDRRGKIIPKITDFGLSKQAEGDGKASRFTNSFAGGTLQYSSPEQLKGLPLKLNTDLWSFGAIAYEILTGKTLFEADNQGTASAEWQNTITQKILHTDVSKELEKLPVKWKKVVTACLEKDVNKRIQNASTLFSILNDDENVQKENFEEKETIVKPKKSYKEKESTSKNNNDATRIKGKEKTVINKEKEPINKEPIENRKSKNLLVYVISIVFILAIALFFWKPWEKNIETKDLQTYTAFKNKAANAYKVDSLDLALKYYKEVDSFMNGLNIKAAKQLLLKEGIIDSINSLNKIIKNQLELAIKKENDAWDVAKKTNTIDTYNRYLNEYPNGVFSETAKSLVLDLRKKQLTPNQIKKQVITAIKQGIEKRESNRTIAQKFLKLQSKLTIYKLLNAVYKVNNTNGIEYDFLELLDNVANSSNNFLEIKDYYKNNMLSRKRLSQIVPFLLNDINSKIVSNTQFDKESFNLLSADVSIVDCIAETELKFNTGRYDNRFIDNQNSQRSIFNFLRMINEAILSSNKSKSAIKKDISVGIKKVNNEIYYLVKSMNMDAQTRELFNSNTLSNGNYKLVKDSFKSSLNSAISSANGFYRFRYLRSGEIKLDDI is encoded by the coding sequence ATGACACAACAAGAATTTAGAAAACGTTACGAATTCGATCTCAAAACCGATACTATTGGTGGTGGGAGTTTTGGTACGGTTTATAAAGCGTACGATACTGTGTTAGACATTGAGGTGGCCATAAAAGTTTCTGAAGTAAAAATAGTTGGTGATAAAGAGTTTTCTCTATTAGAAGAATTTAAAGCGATTGAAAACTTAAAAAAGCATAAAAATATTGCTAATTATGAAGAAGTATATCGTTTTGAATCTTTTCCTGCTATTTACGATTATGGAATTATGCAATATTATGCGTTGGGTAATTTATCTCATTATTTAAAAAATAACGAAGTTTCGTTAGAAAAAAGAGACAGTATTACCAAAGATATTTTAGAAGGAATTGCTTTTTTACATCAGCACAAAGTAGTGCATAGAGATTTAAAACCTAGTAATATTTTAGTTGTTGATAGAAGAGGTAAAATTATTCCTAAAATTACAGATTTTGGTTTAAGTAAACAAGCAGAAGGCGATGGTAAAGCATCTCGTTTTACAAATAGCTTTGCTGGCGGAACGTTACAATATTCTAGTCCGGAGCAATTAAAAGGATTGCCATTAAAATTAAATACAGATTTATGGAGTTTTGGTGCAATTGCTTATGAAATTTTAACAGGAAAAACTCTTTTTGAAGCAGATAATCAAGGAACTGCAAGTGCTGAATGGCAGAATACCATTACACAAAAAATATTACATACTGATGTAAGTAAAGAATTAGAAAAGTTACCTGTAAAATGGAAAAAAGTGGTAACAGCATGCTTGGAAAAAGATGTAAATAAACGAATTCAAAATGCAAGTACTTTATTTTCTATTTTAAATGACGATGAAAATGTTCAAAAAGAAAATTTTGAAGAAAAAGAAACTATCGTAAAACCGAAAAAATCTTATAAAGAAAAGGAATCAACTTCAAAAAATAATAACGATGCTACTAGAATAAAAGGAAAAGAAAAAACAGTCATTAATAAGGAAAAAGAGCCAATAAATAAAGAACCTATAGAAAATCGAAAAAGCAAAAATCTGCTAGTTTATGTTATTTCTATAGTTTTTATATTAGCCATTGCCTTATTCTTTTGGAAACCTTGGGAGAAAAATATTGAGACTAAAGATTTACAAACTTATACAGCCTTTAAAAACAAAGCAGCCAATGCTTATAAAGTAGATAGTTTAGATTTAGCTCTAAAATATTACAAAGAAGTTGATTCTTTTATGAACGGCTTAAACATAAAAGCAGCAAAACAATTATTATTAAAAGAAGGTATAATTGATAGTATTAATTCTTTAAATAAGATAATAAAAAATCAATTAGAACTTGCTATTAAAAAAGAAAATGATGCTTGGGATGTTGCAAAAAAGACTAATACAATTGATACTTACAATCGTTATTTAAATGAGTATCCTAATGGTGTTTTTAGTGAAACTGCTAAATCATTAGTTTTAGATTTAAGAAAAAAACAATTAACTCCTAATCAAATAAAAAAACAGGTAATTACCGCTATCAAACAAGGAATTGAGAAAAGAGAATCAAACAGAACAATAGCACAAAAATTTTTAAAATTACAATCTAAATTAACAATTTATAAATTGTTAAACGCAGTATATAAAGTTAACAATACTAACGGAATTGAATATGACTTTTTAGAGTTACTAGATAATGTTGCTAATTCTTCTAATAATTTTTTAGAGATAAAAGATTATTACAAAAATAACATGCTGTCTAGAAAAAGGTTATCTCAAATAGTACCTTTTTTATTGAATGATATAAATAGTAAAATTGTTTCTAATACTCAATTTGATAAGGAATCATTTAATCTTTTAAGTGCTGATGTTTCAATTGTAGATTGTATTGCAGAGACAGAATTAAAATTTAATACAGGAAGATACGATAATCGATTTATTGATAATCAAAACAGCCAAAGATCAATATTTAATTTCTTAAGAATGATTAATGAGGCAATTTTGTCTTCAAATAAAAGTAAATCAGCAATTAAAAAAGATATTTCTGTTGGTATCAAAAAAGTAAACAATGAAATATATTATTTAGTAAAATCTATGAATATGGATGCTCAAACTAGAGAATTATTTAATTCTAATACGCTAAGTAATGGCAACTATAAGCTAGTTAAAGATTCTTTTAAATCAAGTTTAAATTCAGCTATATCTAGCGCTAATGGATTTTATAGATTTCGTTATTTAAGAAGTGGAGAAATTAAATTAGATGATATTTAA
- a CDS encoding serine/threonine-protein kinase: MTQQEFRKRYEFDLKTDNIGGGSFGTVYKAYDNALDREVAIKVSEVKIVGDKEFSLLEEFKAIENLSAHQNIANYEEVFRFESFPTVFDYGIMQYYSLGNLSHYLKNNEVSIAKREKITKGVLEGIAFLHQHNVVHRDLKPSNILVVDRRGEIIPKITDFGLSKQAEGDGKASRFTNSFAGGTLQYSSPEQLKGLPLKLNTDLWSFGAIAYEILTGKTLFEADSQGTATAEWQNEITQKILHKDLSEELQGLPGNWQKVVMVCLERDLTKRVQNTDELFLLLDDKKTIITSNVNSVFPKQINKDTETISRNNDATIIKGSENLHQDKQQEEEQVNIKSFKPKDYSTNKPKKKNFKFIKTAIAFVLLICIPLGYFANKSYKENKIWASAKQINTKESYQDYLDNTASIENLEEVKQNLDWIKAIESNTVLGFQKFEKDYPKSNFILKLDSLMKSLSWSIKLEKNKNGSGKWTENHMLPDEPKVFNLKNDNILISRNTNSNGNNNIELKFINKYGEMVWTKSFGTSKKDLVYNALTIDKDKTAIIAYNYFSLKGVYKPQKDLWIMLLDKQGDLIWETKFSKDNLGDVSVKTNDKNNIIVSGSFRKHDSEIGNDWLIVLDSKGSKLIDKAFSDTNFRGMWHEFLPLDSNYLLYWNNGLDLKTPKGIIKKLDYNGQVIWEKTLGNYIIKSASIKRDSILVNQSRGFSNGVIKDSVVDYYLDFDGNILGKKSKPLEYYAWGNPEKVKRLTYHKYSIVKLEANKLKNTTSISLNSLDNKLLFEQELKGRSELIYEKGKNNYLTLSGDDSSYNSIKDATLFSINRKGKILYDENIKNCVILSFRDYNSDESQSTFFYRYDNEDNLILEKRDRFGFKYETKE; this comes from the coding sequence ATGACACAACAAGAATTTAGAAAAAGATACGAATTCGATCTTAAAACCGACAATATAGGAGGAGGAAGTTTTGGTACTGTTTATAAAGCTTATGACAATGCATTAGATAGAGAAGTTGCCATAAAAGTATCTGAAGTAAAAATAGTTGGTGATAAAGAGTTTTCTTTATTAGAGGAATTTAAGGCAATAGAAAATTTAAGTGCGCATCAAAATATAGCTAATTATGAAGAAGTATTTCGTTTTGAATCTTTCCCAACTGTTTTTGATTATGGAATTATGCAATATTATTCTTTGGGTAATTTATCTCATTATTTAAAAAATAATGAGGTTAGTATTGCTAAGAGAGAGAAAATTACAAAAGGAGTTTTAGAAGGAATTGCCTTTTTACATCAGCATAATGTTGTGCATAGAGACTTAAAACCGAGCAATATTTTAGTTGTTGATAGAAGAGGAGAAATTATCCCTAAAATCACAGATTTTGGTTTAAGTAAACAAGCAGAAGGCGATGGTAAAGCATCCCGTTTTACAAATAGTTTTGCTGGCGGAACCTTACAATATTCTAGTCCAGAGCAATTAAAAGGTTTGCCATTAAAACTAAATACAGATTTATGGAGTTTTGGTGCAATTGCTTATGAAATACTAACAGGAAAAACACTTTTTGAAGCAGATAGCCAAGGAACAGCAACTGCAGAATGGCAAAATGAAATTACTCAAAAGATTTTGCATAAAGATTTAAGTGAAGAATTACAAGGACTTCCTGGTAATTGGCAAAAAGTAGTAATGGTTTGTTTAGAAAGAGACTTAACAAAAAGAGTTCAAAATACTGATGAATTATTTTTACTTTTAGATGATAAAAAAACAATAATCACTTCAAATGTAAATAGTGTTTTTCCTAAACAAATAAATAAAGATACTGAAACTATCTCTCGTAATAATGACGCAACTATTATAAAAGGATCAGAGAATTTACATCAAGATAAACAACAAGAAGAGGAACAAGTAAATATAAAATCATTTAAACCAAAAGATTATAGTACTAATAAACCTAAAAAAAAGAATTTTAAATTTATAAAAACAGCAATTGCATTTGTGCTATTAATTTGCATACCATTAGGATATTTTGCAAATAAGAGCTATAAAGAAAATAAAATTTGGGCTTCAGCAAAACAAATAAATACAAAAGAATCTTATCAAGACTATTTAGATAATACAGCAAGTATTGAAAATTTAGAAGAAGTAAAGCAAAATTTAGATTGGATAAAAGCTATAGAAAGTAATACTGTTTTAGGGTTTCAGAAATTTGAAAAAGATTATCCTAAAAGTAATTTTATTTTGAAGCTAGATAGTTTAATGAAATCTTTATCATGGTCAATTAAATTAGAAAAAAATAAAAATGGTTCAGGAAAATGGACTGAAAATCATATGCTTCCTGACGAGCCCAAAGTCTTTAATTTAAAAAATGATAATATTTTAATTTCAAGAAACACAAATTCTAATGGGAATAATAACATTGAATTGAAGTTTATAAATAAATATGGAGAAATGGTTTGGACAAAATCTTTTGGTACTTCAAAAAAAGATTTAGTCTATAATGCTTTAACTATTGATAAGGATAAAACAGCAATTATTGCTTATAATTATTTTAGTTTAAAGGGAGTTTATAAGCCTCAAAAAGATTTATGGATTATGTTATTAGATAAACAAGGCGATTTGATTTGGGAAACAAAATTTAGTAAAGACAATTTAGGTGATGTAAGCGTTAAAACCAATGATAAAAATAATATTATTGTTTCTGGAAGTTTTAGAAAACATGATTCAGAAATTGGTAATGATTGGTTAATTGTATTAGATTCTAAAGGCTCAAAATTAATTGATAAAGCATTTAGCGATACTAACTTTAGAGGGATGTGGCATGAATTTTTACCATTAGATAGTAACTATTTGTTATACTGGAATAATGGACTAGATTTAAAAACACCAAAAGGGATTATTAAAAAATTAGATTATAATGGTCAGGTCATTTGGGAAAAAACTTTAGGCAACTACATAATAAAATCTGCAAGTATCAAAAGAGATTCTATTCTTGTTAATCAATCTAGAGGTTTTTCTAATGGAGTGATAAAAGACAGTGTTGTTGATTATTATTTAGATTTTGATGGAAATATTTTAGGAAAAAAATCAAAACCTTTAGAATATTATGCTTGGGGAAATCCAGAGAAAGTAAAAAGGCTTACTTATCATAAGTATTCAATAGTGAAATTAGAAGCTAATAAGCTTAAAAATACTACAAGTATTTCTTTAAATTCTTTAGATAATAAGTTATTATTTGAACAAGAATTAAAAGGAAGATCTGAATTAATATACGAAAAAGGAAAAAATAACTATTTAACTCTAAGTGGAGATGATAGTAGTTATAATTCAATTAAAGATGCTACATTATTTTCTATAAATAGAAAAGGAAAAATTTTATACGATGAAAATATAAAAAACTGTGTAATTCTTTCTTTTCGTGATTACAATTCAGATGAAAGTCAATCTACATTTTTTTACAGATATGATAACGAAGACAATTTGATTTTAGAAAAAAGAGATCGTTTTGGCTTTAAGTATGAAACAAAAGAATAA
- a CDS encoding serine/threonine-protein kinase, which produces MTQQEFRNRYEFDLKTDTIGGGSFGTVYKAYDTVLDIEVAIKVSEVKIVGDKEFSLLEEFKAIENLKKHQNIANYEEVFRFESFPTVFDYGIMQYYSLGNLSHYLKNNEVSIAKREKITKGVLEGIAFLHQHNVVHRDLKPSNVLVVDRKGEIIPKITDFGLSKQAEGDGKASRFTNSFAGGTLQYSSPEQLKGMPLKLNTDLWSFGAIAYEILTGKTLFEADSQGTASAEWQNTITQKILHADINEELQNLPSKWQKVVRLCLERDVNKRVQNTVILFKILNADESVINSNELQNKNVQKSVESNNEATIIKGNKELKKDVEKTKETSQSPALSKNDATIIKGNKKEEKVVEKPKPYTNQKVTKLKKEESKWMLPAVASVVILIASTIGYFMFSSKDIKVQDAKLSIFKEGNFYGYKQENKIIIPAKYKSAALFVNDSAIVSIKDSSFYINKKENWLGTYLKDTISLTKGEDYYYGFNGVKQHYTEALKWFLKAAKNKSVDAQNYLGYMYHFGKGVPINYEEAQKWYFKAVEQGSASAQSNLGSMYQYGRGFNISYKKALIWYRKSAEQGFAIAQNNLAFMYQYGYGVSIDYKEAMMWYQRAANQDELFAQINIGRMYASGSGVEKNKKEAEKWYLKAAKLGNEKASWYFNRYGYKSNKKKWDVYFDKLKRLRIKNRIKNMFESGEGISRKDINEIYLYY; this is translated from the coding sequence ATGACACAACAAGAATTTAGAAACCGTTACGAATTCGATCTCAAAACCGATACTATTGGTGGTGGGAGTTTTGGTACGGTTTATAAAGCGTACGATACTGTGTTAGACATTGAGGTGGCCATAAAAGTTTCTGAAGTAAAAATAGTTGGTGATAAAGAGTTTTCTCTATTAGAAGAATTTAAGGCAATAGAAAACTTAAAAAAGCATCAAAATATAGCTAATTATGAAGAAGTATTTCGTTTTGAATCTTTCCCAACTGTTTTTGATTATGGAATTATGCAATATTATTCTTTGGGTAATTTATCTCATTATTTAAAAAATAATGAGGTTAGTATTGCTAAGAGAGAGAAAATTACAAAAGGAGTTTTAGAAGGAATTGCCTTTTTACATCAGCATAATGTTGTGCATAGAGACTTAAAACCAAGCAATGTTTTAGTAGTTGATAGAAAAGGAGAAATTATTCCTAAAATTACAGATTTTGGTTTAAGTAAACAAGCAGAAGGCGATGGTAAAGCATCCCGTTTTACCAATAGTTTTGCTGGCGGAACCTTACAATATTCTAGTCCGGAGCAATTAAAAGGAATGCCATTAAAATTAAATACAGATTTATGGAGTTTTGGCGCAATTGCTTATGAAATTTTAACAGGAAAAACACTTTTTGAAGCAGATAGCCAAGGAACTGCAAGTGCAGAATGGCAGAATACCATTACACAAAAAATATTGCATGCAGATATCAATGAAGAGCTACAAAATTTACCATCAAAATGGCAAAAAGTAGTACGACTTTGTTTAGAAAGAGATGTTAACAAAAGAGTCCAGAATACAGTTATTCTATTTAAAATTTTAAATGCTGATGAAAGTGTAATTAATTCAAATGAATTACAAAATAAGAACGTTCAAAAAAGTGTTGAGTCGAATAATGAAGCTACAATTATAAAAGGGAATAAGGAGCTAAAAAAGGATGTAGAAAAAACAAAAGAAACTTCACAAAGTCCTGCATTATCTAAAAATGATGCTACGATTATAAAAGGAAACAAGAAGGAAGAAAAAGTAGTAGAAAAACCTAAACCTTACACAAATCAAAAAGTAACAAAACTAAAAAAGGAAGAATCAAAATGGATGTTGCCTGCAGTAGCTTCTGTAGTAATTTTAATAGCAAGTACAATTGGGTATTTTATGTTTTCTTCTAAAGATATAAAAGTCCAAGATGCAAAACTGAGTATATTTAAAGAAGGAAACTTTTATGGATATAAACAAGAAAATAAAATTATTATACCTGCCAAATATAAAAGCGCTGCTTTGTTTGTAAACGATAGTGCGATCGTAAGTATAAAAGATTCTAGTTTCTATATTAATAAAAAGGAGAATTGGTTAGGAACATATTTAAAAGATACAATTTCTTTAACAAAAGGAGAAGATTATTATTATGGTTTCAATGGAGTTAAACAGCATTATACAGAAGCATTAAAATGGTTTTTGAAAGCCGCAAAAAATAAAAGTGTGGATGCTCAAAATTATTTAGGGTATATGTATCATTTTGGAAAAGGGGTACCTATAAACTATGAAGAAGCTCAAAAATGGTACTTTAAAGCAGTAGAACAAGGAAGTGCTAGTGCACAATCTAATTTAGGTTCTATGTACCAATATGGAAGAGGATTTAATATAAGTTATAAAAAAGCACTAATATGGTATCGTAAATCCGCAGAGCAAGGTTTTGCTATTGCACAAAATAATTTAGCTTTCATGTATCAATATGGTTATGGAGTTTCAATAGACTATAAAGAAGCTATGATGTGGTATCAAAGAGCTGCTAATCAAGATGAATTATTTGCTCAAATTAACATAGGAAGGATGTATGCATCAGGAAGTGGTGTTGAAAAAAACAAGAAAGAAGCAGAGAAGTGGTATCTTAAAGCAGCTAAATTAGGAAATGAAAAAGCGAGTTGGTATTTTAATAGGTATGGATATAAATCAAATAAAAAAAAATGGGATGTTTATTTTGATAAATTAAAAAGGTTAAGAATAAAAAATAGAATAAAAAACATGTTTGAGAGTGGAGAAGGGATATCAAGAAAAGATATCAATGAAATCTACCTTTATTATTAA